The Methanolacinia petrolearia DSM 11571 genome has a segment encoding these proteins:
- a CDS encoding GMP synthase subunit A, translating into MLPICLVNNFGQFNHLIKRMLRDIEIDAVMIKNDVPPEEVEGSYRGIILGGGPSLERANHAPDYLDLGVPVLGICLGLHIIATRYGGTVNPGKMGGFGGVEVEIVDHTGILEGYPDRISVWASHADEVKVMPEGFTLLARSNICGNEAIGNFEKNIYGVQWHPEVSHTTEGYRVFENFDRITQDNL; encoded by the coding sequence ATGCTTCCAATCTGCCTTGTAAATAATTTCGGTCAGTTCAATCACCTGATCAAAAGGATGCTCAGGGACATCGAAATCGATGCAGTGATGATAAAAAACGATGTTCCGCCTGAAGAGGTCGAAGGCTCATACAGGGGAATAATCCTCGGCGGAGGCCCGAGCCTTGAGAGGGCGAACCATGCCCCCGATTACCTCGACCTCGGAGTGCCTGTACTCGGGATATGCCTCGGCCTGCATATTATCGCCACCAGATATGGCGGAACTGTAAACCCGGGGAAGATGGGAGGATTCGGCGGCGTTGAAGTTGAGATCGTGGATCATACGGGAATCCTCGAAGGCTACCCGGACAGGATCTCTGTCTGGGCATCACATGCAGATGAAGTGAAGGTGATGCCAGAAGGATTCACGCTCCTTGCGAGATCCAATATCTGCGGAAACGAAGCAATTGGAAACTTTGAAAAGAATATTTACGGCGTCCAGTGGCATCCTGAAGTCAGCCATACGACAGAAGGCTACAGGGTCTTTGAGAACTTTGACAGGATAACACAGGACAATCTCTGA
- the crcB gene encoding fluoride efflux transporter CrcB — MKIWLLVAVGGAIGALARYIIGGWFQSGNSTFPVGTMSVNIIGSFLLGFIMYFSEYTGVFSDETRIFITIGVLGAFTTMSTFSYESFRMLEHNEFIKLSVNILGTVLLTLCGIYLGKIMAGFAEVFT, encoded by the coding sequence ATGAAGATCTGGCTGCTCGTAGCTGTAGGAGGAGCAATCGGTGCACTCGCCAGGTATATCATCGGCGGGTGGTTCCAGAGCGGAAATTCTACATTCCCCGTCGGAACGATGTCGGTAAATATAATCGGCAGCTTTCTCCTCGGGTTTATTATGTATTTTTCAGAATATACCGGAGTTTTCAGCGATGAGACACGCATATTCATTACCATCGGCGTCCTCGGGGCGTTCACCACGATGTCGACATTCAGCTATGAATCCTTCAGGATGCTCGAACACAACGAATTCATTAAGCTGTCGGTAAATATACTCGGTACAGTTCTGCTTACGCTTTGCGGAATTTACCTGGGAAAGATAATGGCAGGTTTTGCCGAGGTGTTTACATGA
- a CDS encoding orotidine 5'-phosphate decarboxylase / HUMPS family protein: MSKPVLQVALDLTEIKRALQIGREAVEGGADWIEAGTPLIKSEGMNAVRALKAEFPDHEIVADMKVADTGALEVEMAAKAGASVVCVLADADDTVITEAVRAADKYGVRIMADFINTPDPVKRAVELEELGVHLLNAHVGIDQQMKGKKSVDILSEIAGKVSLPIGAAGGLDAAGAAEAVMAGADILLVGSSITKAADVRAAAAAVRKAIDDPGLVRIERKNPDDEIREIFESVSTPNISDAMHRKGAMSEIFSVCGDVKMAGKALTVRTMAGDWAKPVEAIDLAGPGDVIVINNERAKYISPWGELATLSAMNKKLAGIVIDGAARDVDDIRKYKFPVFATALVPNAGEPKGFGEIGAEIMCCGQRVRNGDWIIGDESGVVVVPKERAYEIARRALEVKKHETRIREEIRRGDTLSSVVDLLRWEKR; the protein is encoded by the coding sequence ATGAGTAAACCCGTCCTTCAGGTTGCCCTCGATCTGACTGAGATCAAGAGAGCGCTTCAGATAGGAAGAGAGGCCGTTGAAGGCGGTGCCGACTGGATTGAGGCCGGAACACCGCTTATAAAAAGCGAAGGAATGAATGCCGTAAGAGCCCTGAAGGCAGAATTCCCGGACCACGAGATAGTCGCGGACATGAAAGTCGCAGATACAGGCGCCCTCGAGGTTGAGATGGCTGCCAAGGCAGGAGCTTCCGTCGTCTGCGTCCTTGCCGATGCCGACGACACCGTGATTACAGAAGCCGTACGTGCCGCCGACAAATACGGGGTCAGGATAATGGCGGACTTCATCAACACGCCCGACCCGGTAAAAAGAGCAGTAGAGCTTGAAGAGCTCGGGGTTCACCTGCTCAACGCACATGTAGGAATCGACCAGCAGATGAAGGGGAAGAAATCCGTAGATATCCTTAGCGAAATCGCAGGAAAGGTATCCCTTCCCATAGGCGCTGCGGGAGGACTTGATGCGGCAGGTGCCGCAGAGGCGGTTATGGCCGGGGCAGATATTCTCCTTGTAGGGAGCAGTATAACGAAGGCTGCGGATGTCAGGGCCGCCGCTGCCGCCGTAAGAAAGGCGATAGACGATCCCGGCCTCGTCAGGATCGAGAGAAAGAACCCCGACGATGAAATAAGAGAGATATTTGAATCGGTATCCACTCCGAACATTAGCGACGCCATGCACAGGAAGGGTGCGATGAGCGAAATCTTTTCGGTCTGTGGGGATGTAAAGATGGCAGGGAAGGCGTTAACTGTAAGGACGATGGCAGGAGACTGGGCAAAGCCGGTTGAGGCGATCGACCTTGCAGGGCCGGGTGACGTGATCGTCATCAACAATGAGCGGGCGAAATATATCTCCCCGTGGGGAGAGCTTGCGACGTTAAGCGCCATGAATAAGAAACTGGCCGGCATCGTGATCGACGGTGCAGCAAGGGACGTGGACGATATCCGCAAATACAAATTCCCGGTCTTTGCAACTGCACTCGTTCCCAATGCAGGAGAACCCAAAGGTTTCGGCGAGATCGGCGCCGAGATCATGTGCTGCGGACAGCGTGTCAGGAACGGCGACTGGATAATCGGCGACGAATCCGGGGTTGTCGTAGTGCCAAAGGAGAGGGCGTATGAGATTGCAAGGCGTGCTCTTGAAGTAAAGAAGCACGAGACCCGCATCAGAGAGGAGATCCGGAGAGGCGACACTCTTTCAAGTGTGGTTGATCTTCTCAGGTGGGAGAAAAGATAA
- a CDS encoding nitroreductase family protein, whose translation MNLGLTILKGRRSVRKYKDEEIPGEIIKAALEAAHLAPTARNLQPWLFGVIKEKETLKKIAETAPNGAFIKDANACFAIFGEKDQTYYLEDCSAATMQIILALWSFGVGSCWVAGDKKDYANEIRKMMGVPEKYTLVSLIPAGYPEEINIPSKKDLEDLVFYETYTEN comes from the coding sequence ATGAATCTTGGACTTACCATCCTCAAGGGAAGAAGAAGTGTCAGGAAGTACAAGGACGAGGAGATACCCGGGGAGATCATTAAAGCGGCTCTTGAAGCTGCACATCTCGCCCCGACGGCAAGAAACCTTCAGCCATGGCTTTTCGGCGTCATAAAAGAGAAGGAAACGCTCAAAAAGATAGCAGAAACTGCACCGAACGGGGCATTCATAAAGGATGCAAATGCCTGTTTCGCGATCTTCGGCGAGAAGGACCAGACTTATTACCTTGAAGACTGCAGTGCAGCGACAATGCAGATCATTCTTGCACTCTGGTCGTTCGGAGTAGGATCATGCTGGGTTGCAGGAGACAAGAAGGACTATGCCAACGAGATCAGGAAGATGATGGGCGTCCCGGAAAAATATACCCTTGTCTCGCTTATCCCCGCCGGCTACCCAGAGGAGATCAACATTCCATCGAAGAAAGACCTGGAAGATCTCGTATTTTACGAGACCTATACTGAAAATTAA
- a CDS encoding nucleotidyltransferase domain-containing protein, whose product MERNIGYEIVIHLLESDSHPRRIAKDLEVPHTTVIRRLKGLYDMNIVDFREEGKNKVFYLEESLEARSFIISAEIYKFTKTLDLYPRLRPLFSAIIRDDRIHMAILFGSYARWAPTYKSDIDIFVETKDREIKTGVEKLQSRVSVKIGDFDRNSDLVREIESNHVIIKGFEDYVGKTRVLQ is encoded by the coding sequence GTGGAACGAAATATCGGATATGAGATTGTCATACATCTGCTTGAGTCCGACAGCCACCCGAGGAGGATAGCAAAGGATCTCGAAGTCCCGCATACAACAGTTATCCGTCGGCTGAAAGGTCTTTATGACATGAATATTGTTGATTTCAGGGAGGAGGGGAAGAACAAGGTATTCTATCTTGAAGAAAGTCTTGAGGCAAGATCCTTCATCATCTCCGCGGAGATCTACAAATTTACAAAAACCCTGGACTTATATCCCCGTTTAAGACCGCTTTTCAGTGCAATAATCAGGGATGACAGGATACATATGGCAATACTCTTCGGGAGTTATGCCCGGTGGGCCCCGACCTACAAGAGCGATATCGATATCTTTGTTGAAACAAAGGACAGGGAGATTAAAACCGGGGTGGAGAAACTCCAGTCGCGGGTTAGCGTCAAGATCGGTGATTTCGACCGGAACAGCGATCTTGTGAGGGAGATCGAGAGCAATCACGTAATAATCAAGGGTTTTGAGGATTATGTCGGAAAGACGCGAGTTTTACAGTAG
- a CDS encoding TraB/GumN family protein — MGEIRLVGTAHVSQASVDEVRSTIEEYQPDVVAIELDKARFAAIRNQGEKPTVNEILKGGNFSELLVQWSLAYIQRKIGMDVGVEPGAEMLAAIEEAEKNNIPIALADRDIRLTLSRFWGGMGIIEKLKLLFAVVGAVAGGGDEEELDIEELTKNQDLIEASIEEFRKFSPKGAAALIGERDAYLTHSLLRLASKNEKVLGIVGAGHVKGIKEYMAKPETLPPFSSLVEQPKGFPWKLAFGVFFVALFAFLILLIGFSGVGLDVLLEAIFYWIIINGVLAAGFTLLAGGHPLSALTAFGVSWLTSLNPFLAAGWFAAITEAKVRKPQASDFQEILDAESFNEMRKVPIFRVVLVAALANVGSTIGTFAYFIFIFPILGIDPTVILADGFSNLISFIEGILPF; from the coding sequence TTGGGTGAGATAAGACTTGTAGGCACCGCCCATGTGTCTCAGGCTAGCGTCGACGAAGTCAGAAGCACGATAGAAGAATACCAGCCGGATGTAGTGGCTATTGAACTTGATAAAGCAAGGTTTGCCGCCATAAGAAACCAGGGTGAAAAGCCCACGGTAAACGAGATCCTGAAAGGAGGAAATTTTTCAGAACTCCTTGTCCAGTGGTCGCTTGCATATATCCAGAGAAAGATCGGGATGGATGTAGGTGTCGAGCCTGGCGCCGAGATGCTTGCCGCAATTGAAGAGGCCGAGAAGAATAATATCCCGATTGCCCTTGCCGACAGGGACATCCGCCTGACCCTCTCGCGTTTCTGGGGAGGGATGGGCATTATAGAAAAGCTCAAACTTCTCTTTGCGGTAGTTGGCGCCGTAGCCGGCGGCGGGGACGAAGAAGAGCTCGATATAGAGGAGCTCACTAAGAACCAGGACCTGATCGAGGCCTCGATCGAAGAGTTCAGGAAGTTCTCGCCGAAGGGTGCGGCGGCGCTTATAGGGGAGAGGGATGCCTATCTAACACATTCGCTTCTGAGGCTCGCATCAAAGAACGAAAAGGTTCTCGGTATCGTCGGTGCAGGACATGTAAAGGGAATAAAAGAGTACATGGCGAAACCCGAAACGCTCCCTCCTTTCAGCTCACTCGTCGAACAGCCGAAAGGCTTCCCGTGGAAACTTGCATTCGGGGTCTTCTTCGTTGCACTTTTCGCATTCCTCATACTCCTGATAGGCTTCTCGGGTGTAGGACTTGATGTCCTTCTCGAAGCGATATTTTACTGGATTATCATCAACGGTGTTCTTGCCGCAGGTTTTACGCTTCTTGCAGGAGGACACCCCTTATCCGCCCTTACCGCATTCGGGGTATCATGGCTGACATCGCTGAATCCCTTCCTTGCGGCTGGCTGGTTTGCCGCCATAACAGAAGCGAAAGTCAGAAAACCGCAGGCATCCGACTTCCAGGAGATCCTTGACGCGGAATCGTTCAATGAAATGAGAAAGGTTCCGATATTCAGGGTCGTCCTTGTAGCGGCACTTGCAAATGTGGGCAGCACGATAGGGACCTTTGCATACTTCATATTCATATTCCCGATACTCGGGATCGATCCCACGGTAATCCTTGCCGACGGTTTCTCGAATCTCATCTCTTTCATCGAAGGTATTCTGCCGTTCTGA
- the cobT gene encoding nicotinate mononucleotide-dependent phosphoribosyltransferase CobT, giving the protein MPFLSYKPDIKFERPMAGMVIANTMLSTIPGVSAAGFNPEATLITPALDAGLILNGMPKDIAIPLSPTGCATPATVTRAMFELCRINPVIINAGLTTPPAVPCIDAYGSPGKDPREGPAVPEARALYEKGITIGRQLSDYSDLLVLGESVPGGTTTALCVLRALGYDVGVSSSYSSNPSSIKEEICTEAARRMVKDGIKNPLDIVSYCGDPMMPVVAGIAKGYDKNLVLSGGTQMLAVEALIKALGNEMPPFVTTEYVRVDSSANIEKASDLVGATAWFVDPDFGNIGNAALARYCNGEVKEGALISGSLWLAYMMGYSKEEIWKAINSFFEKYG; this is encoded by the coding sequence ATGCCTTTTCTATCATATAAACCGGATATCAAATTTGAAAGGCCGATGGCAGGAATGGTCATCGCAAACACGATGCTTTCCACAATTCCCGGAGTCTCGGCCGCAGGATTCAACCCTGAAGCGACTCTGATAACACCGGCACTTGATGCAGGCCTTATCCTGAACGGGATGCCGAAAGACATCGCAATCCCGCTCAGCCCGACAGGCTGTGCAACACCTGCAACAGTCACAAGAGCAATGTTTGAACTCTGCAGGATCAACCCGGTAATAATCAATGCAGGCCTTACGACACCGCCTGCAGTACCGTGCATTGACGCATACGGAAGTCCGGGAAAGGACCCGAGGGAAGGTCCGGCGGTTCCCGAGGCACGTGCCCTGTATGAAAAGGGAATTACAATAGGCAGACAGCTTTCGGATTACAGCGACCTGCTTGTCCTCGGGGAGAGCGTTCCGGGGGGAACCACGACAGCACTCTGCGTCCTCCGTGCACTCGGTTATGATGTAGGTGTCTCCAGCAGCTACAGCAGCAATCCGTCATCAATCAAAGAGGAGATCTGCACTGAGGCTGCCAGAAGGATGGTCAAGGATGGCATTAAAAATCCCCTTGACATCGTAAGCTACTGCGGAGACCCGATGATGCCGGTGGTTGCCGGAATTGCAAAGGGTTATGACAAAAACCTGGTCCTCTCCGGCGGAACCCAGATGCTTGCTGTGGAAGCTTTAATCAAGGCGCTCGGGAATGAAATGCCTCCCTTTGTAACAACCGAATACGTGAGAGTCGACAGTTCGGCAAATATCGAGAAGGCGTCCGATCTTGTCGGGGCTACCGCATGGTTCGTGGACCCCGATTTCGGAAATATCGGGAACGCAGCCCTTGCAAGGTACTGCAACGGCGAGGTAAAGGAAGGCGCGTTAATCTCGGGCTCCCTCTGGCTTGCATATATGATGGGTTACTCGAAAGAGGAGATCTGGAAAGCGATCAATTCTTTCTTCGAGAAATACGGGTGA
- a CDS encoding methyltransferase domain-containing protein, translating to MQLHPVIRLRLSLGFIQYALNLLWEVDRGKKSPLSPAAIEIIYTAYFHPLYMGDVAEMLGITRSTATDHINYLEREGYVRRESDGNDKRRIRVFVTEKAEEWVLSVEERLFGYLEKCLSRMTKEEQEQFALLSTRFTGVSDDRTFDEAIRGMKKSRDDFSVPLLERRDGRLLRLEEMADERYHAFDDEDTKKSDEIMFEKRIPETDEGIQDEFTVEIYDQMQRNLRDAGHLPSEDYIKTGIDSGEVLEIGPGPGYTGLEWLKATKDTKLTGVEISPEMICMAEKNASDYGMSGRTKYVEGNAMNIPLGNNMFDGVFSNGSMHEWENPVSVFNEIARVLKPGGIFCITDLRRDLSEEIYEYMYNACSPEEIRPGFKTSVMAAYTPVELEEILAESDLSGKVIGHPYGLVITGRAAKK from the coding sequence ATGCAGTTACACCCTGTAATCCGGCTTCGGCTTTCGCTTGGTTTCATTCAGTATGCATTGAACCTGTTGTGGGAGGTTGACAGGGGGAAGAAGAGCCCTCTTTCTCCTGCAGCGATTGAAATCATATACACGGCCTACTTTCATCCCCTCTATATGGGAGATGTGGCGGAGATGCTCGGGATAACCAGGAGTACTGCCACGGATCATATCAATTATCTTGAACGTGAGGGATATGTCCGCCGGGAATCCGACGGAAACGACAAACGAAGGATCAGGGTGTTTGTGACAGAGAAGGCCGAAGAATGGGTTCTGTCGGTTGAAGAAAGATTGTTCGGCTATTTGGAAAAATGCCTTTCCCGTATGACGAAGGAGGAGCAGGAGCAGTTTGCCTTATTGTCCACCCGGTTTACAGGAGTGTCCGATGACAGGACATTTGATGAAGCTATCAGGGGGATGAAAAAAAGCAGGGACGATTTCAGCGTACCGCTGCTCGAAAGGCGTGATGGGAGACTTCTGCGGCTTGAAGAAATGGCTGATGAGCGCTATCATGCGTTTGATGATGAAGATACTAAAAAAAGTGATGAAATTATGTTTGAAAAAAGAATTCCGGAGACTGATGAAGGTATTCAGGATGAGTTTACGGTTGAGATCTATGATCAGATGCAGAGAAATCTCCGTGATGCGGGACATCTCCCTTCGGAAGATTACATAAAAACCGGCATTGACTCGGGAGAGGTTCTTGAAATCGGTCCCGGGCCCGGTTATACAGGGCTTGAATGGCTTAAAGCTACAAAAGATACGAAGCTCACTGGCGTTGAAATCAGCCCGGAGATGATCTGCATGGCAGAAAAGAATGCATCGGATTATGGGATGTCCGGCCGGACCAAGTACGTGGAAGGAAATGCCATGAATATCCCTCTTGGCAATAACATGTTTGACGGAGTATTTTCCAACGGCTCCATGCATGAGTGGGAGAATCCTGTTTCGGTATTCAACGAAATCGCAAGAGTGCTGAAACCCGGCGGAATTTTCTGCATAACCGATCTGAGAAGAGATCTCTCGGAAGAGATATACGAATACATGTATAATGCCTGTAGTCCTGAGGAGATTAGGCCGGGATTTAAGACATCGGTTATGGCTGCATATACCCCCGTTGAACTGGAGGAAATCCTTGCAGAGTCGGATCTTTCCGGGAAAGTAATCGGCCATCCATACGGGCTTGTAATCACAGGCCGGGCTGCAAAAAAGTAG
- a CDS encoding HEPN domain-containing protein, translated as MSERREFYSRIYRQGHLRPVPPSIDMKRAYQKKSESYIVSARILFENGKLEEAVSMIYYSMFYMVLALFFRTGIKCENHSAAIYLLEDLYGLDNSAIIHAKSERIDKQYYIDFNLNREDVDEMMGEAYDFNAYIMDFTEKMKGREIENFRNMFLDLVR; from the coding sequence ATGTCGGAAAGACGCGAGTTTTACAGTAGGATCTACAGGCAGGGGCACCTGAGGCCGGTTCCGCCGAGCATAGATATGAAGCGTGCCTACCAGAAAAAATCCGAGAGTTATATCGTATCGGCAAGGATACTGTTCGAGAACGGGAAACTCGAAGAGGCTGTTTCGATGATCTACTACAGCATGTTCTATATGGTGCTCGCTCTTTTTTTCAGAACCGGCATAAAATGCGAGAATCATTCTGCCGCAATATATCTCCTCGAAGATCTGTACGGACTTGACAACAGTGCAATAATCCATGCCAAAAGCGAGAGGATAGACAAACAATATTATATCGATTTCAATCTAAACCGCGAGGATGTCGATGAGATGATGGGAGAGGCATATGATTTCAATGCATACATCATGGACTTTACCGAGAAGATGAAAGGCAGGGAGATTGAGAATTTCAGGAACATGTTCTTAGACCTTGTCAGGTGA
- a CDS encoding PAS domain-containing protein, which produces MHLYYIPIVLIAYHYRKKGIFLSALLGLMYVSMVIYFLWPDIEQVLLAFERVVIFIFAAAVIAWLSDKLERSRIFFKTLSEISPAGIIRTNTEGICSYANRRFTEITGITKEQVLGEEVCGLIYTGDKEKFFGDWSACTQNGTRINHEYRFMKPDGTNAWVLFQAGPEKDEKGNITGYIATITDLSRIKSAEMFQRTQFAFEHSPDDIYFTNRKGAVVYANISARESFGINKENNTDGKTVFGINPDIDPERWEEIWKIIVKDDFYKFESLHRFEDGSLHPVEISQYHLTYNGEEYSCSIARDITDRKKIETALKESEEKYRILAEASLDPIFIVDLEDTVLYANKRAAGLLNTTPEKIIGRSRKDLFTTDIAESQINSLRMVAETGEPLLIETKTRYNENYLWQDHSLIPLKDKTGKVYAILGLSHDITDRKNAEEALKESEKKYRTLVELAGEGIWTVDSAGIATFVNPSMAKMLGYTVEEVVGSSFFNFMDEEGLEKAKLLFKNDRKGEIKKYDFEFVRSDGRKIYTIIATSPLIDSKGKFTGVLALINDITERHLAEKSLEEVNKKLNLLSNITRHDILNQITAAAGYLELMELDKAIPPGTTADKYLEKVSGIIETIKQQIQFTAYYKNLGEQRPDWFNIGRIVAETYRNNAFEHIKLKNNVKRVEVLADPLFGKVIYTLFDNASVHGEKISHITFDAEETKNGLLITCEDDGIGIPDDAKEKIFKREYYKNSGLGLFLSKGILAMTGLKIRETGQFEEGARFEISVPEGKYRFNNGN; this is translated from the coding sequence ATGCACCTGTATTATATCCCGATAGTCCTGATTGCATATCATTACAGGAAAAAAGGCATATTCCTTTCCGCTCTCCTCGGTCTGATGTATGTGTCAATGGTCATTTACTTCCTGTGGCCCGACATTGAACAGGTACTCCTGGCTTTTGAACGGGTAGTAATATTCATCTTCGCTGCAGCTGTGATCGCCTGGCTTTCCGATAAACTTGAGAGAAGCAGGATCTTTTTTAAAACACTCTCTGAAATATCCCCTGCAGGGATCATCAGAACGAATACAGAAGGAATCTGTTCATATGCCAACAGGAGATTTACCGAGATAACAGGGATCACAAAAGAACAGGTGTTGGGTGAAGAAGTCTGCGGACTTATTTATACAGGGGATAAAGAGAAATTTTTTGGCGACTGGTCCGCCTGCACGCAGAACGGCACAAGGATAAACCACGAATACAGGTTCATGAAACCCGACGGGACAAACGCATGGGTCCTATTCCAGGCAGGTCCAGAGAAGGATGAAAAAGGCAATATAACAGGATATATCGCAACAATAACCGATCTGAGCAGGATTAAATCTGCAGAAATGTTCCAAAGAACACAATTCGCATTCGAACATTCCCCGGATGACATCTATTTTACCAACAGGAAAGGTGCGGTAGTTTATGCCAACATAAGCGCCAGGGAATCATTCGGGATAAATAAAGAGAATAATACAGATGGAAAAACAGTATTCGGCATCAATCCTGATATAGATCCTGAAAGGTGGGAAGAGATCTGGAAAATAATTGTAAAAGATGACTTTTATAAATTCGAATCTCTTCACAGGTTTGAAGACGGAAGTCTTCACCCTGTTGAAATCAGCCAGTATCACCTCACCTATAATGGCGAGGAATATTCCTGTTCGATTGCACGAGATATAACAGATCGCAAAAAAATCGAGACGGCCCTAAAGGAGAGTGAGGAAAAATACCGGATACTTGCCGAAGCATCCCTTGATCCGATCTTCATCGTTGATCTTGAAGATACTGTTCTATATGCAAACAAAAGAGCTGCAGGGCTTCTGAACACCACCCCTGAGAAAATCATCGGGAGATCAAGAAAGGACCTCTTCACAACCGATATTGCAGAAAGTCAGATAAACAGCCTGCGTATGGTGGCAGAAACAGGGGAGCCGCTTCTCATCGAGACAAAAACAAGATATAATGAAAACTATCTTTGGCAGGACCATTCCCTTATACCGTTAAAGGATAAAACAGGGAAGGTATATGCAATACTCGGATTGTCGCATGATATAACGGATCGTAAAAATGCGGAGGAGGCGCTAAAAGAAAGCGAAAAAAAATACCGCACACTCGTTGAACTTGCAGGAGAAGGGATCTGGACCGTGGACTCAGCCGGTATAGCGACATTCGTCAATCCAAGCATGGCAAAAATGCTTGGTTATACTGTAGAAGAGGTGGTAGGAAGCTCATTTTTTAATTTCATGGATGAAGAAGGCCTCGAAAAAGCAAAGCTGCTATTCAAAAACGACAGGAAGGGAGAGATAAAAAAATATGATTTTGAGTTTGTACGCAGTGACGGCAGGAAGATCTATACGATTATTGCAACATCACCACTTATCGATTCAAAAGGAAAATTTACAGGAGTTCTGGCTCTCATAAACGATATCACGGAGAGGCATCTTGCAGAAAAATCTTTGGAAGAGGTCAATAAAAAACTCAATCTTTTATCAAACATTACACGCCACGATATCCTGAACCAGATCACAGCTGCAGCCGGGTATCTGGAGTTAATGGAACTTGATAAAGCAATCCCTCCGGGTACAACCGCTGATAAATATCTTGAGAAGGTCTCGGGAATAATCGAAACCATAAAGCAGCAGATCCAATTTACCGCATATTACAAAAATCTCGGAGAGCAGAGACCGGACTGGTTCAATATCGGCAGGATTGTTGCAGAAACCTACAGAAATAACGCCTTTGAGCACATAAAACTCAAAAACAATGTAAAAAGGGTTGAGGTGCTCGCAGATCCCCTTTTTGGAAAGGTCATATATACGCTCTTTGACAATGCATCGGTGCATGGTGAAAAAATCTCTCATATTACATTCGATGCGGAAGAGACTAAAAACGGACTTTTAATTACATGCGAAGACGACGGAATCGGAATTCCGGATGATGCAAAGGAGAAGATCTTCAAGAGAGAATATTATAAAAATTCAGGACTCGGGCTGTTTCTGTCAAAAGGAATTCTTGCGATGACAGGACTTAAAATCAGGGAAACCGGACAATTCGAAGAAGGTGCAAGATTTGAGATCTCTGTGCCGGAGGGAAAGTACCGCTTCAATAACGGTAATTAA
- a CDS encoding YkgJ family cysteine cluster protein, producing the protein MCGQCCSLISDNSNLVLVSAPEIRRIMDGTGLTWGEIAEPYPETLIGDKGEEYTFAWCLNRTEKKCRFLNEDSRCSIYGYRPQICRTYPFMLDESGLLTFECPGTGDKVSEEAAGRIAEELIERARFEREELEKIEKIFSSAELKSDKMNIIDSEGVKTIG; encoded by the coding sequence ATGTGCGGACAATGCTGTTCGCTTATATCCGACAACTCGAATCTGGTTCTGGTGAGTGCACCCGAGATTAGGAGGATCATGGACGGTACCGGCCTTACATGGGGCGAGATCGCAGAGCCCTATCCCGAGACTCTCATTGGAGACAAGGGGGAGGAGTATACGTTCGCATGGTGCCTGAATAGAACGGAAAAGAAATGCCGTTTTCTTAATGAGGACTCCCGGTGCAGTATATATGGATACAGGCCGCAAATATGCAGAACATATCCGTTCATGCTTGATGAATCGGGGCTTTTGACATTCGAATGCCCCGGAACAGGAGATAAGGTCTCAGAAGAGGCAGCAGGCAGGATCGCCGAAGAGCTAATAGAAAGAGCGCGATTCGAGCGGGAAGAATTAGAGAAGATCGAGAAGATCTTCAGTTCGGCCGAATTAAAAAGTGATAAGATGAACATAATTGACAGCGAGGGGGTAAAGACAATTGGGTGA
- a CDS encoding DUF190 domain-containing protein, which yields MKLERNSKAVLLRIYIGESDRYKGKPLYRYLVELFKKEGFYGATVLRGITGFGQTSNVHTTSILRLSTDLPIVIEVVDSREKIDEIKPVLDEIIKGGLIIEQEVEVWAYRGKEDESD from the coding sequence ATGAAACTTGAAAGAAATTCAAAGGCGGTCCTGCTTAGGATATACATAGGCGAATCCGACCGGTATAAAGGAAAACCCCTGTACCGCTACCTTGTAGAACTCTTTAAAAAGGAGGGATTCTATGGAGCGACAGTTTTAAGGGGCATTACAGGGTTCGGGCAGACAAGCAATGTCCATACAACCTCGATACTCCGCCTGTCAACAGATCTTCCTATCGTGATCGAAGTCGTCGATTCGCGTGAGAAGATCGACGAGATCAAACCGGTACTGGATGAGATAATAAAAGGAGGGCTCATCATAGAACAGGAAGTGGAAGTATGGGCATATAGGGGAAAGGAAGATGAATCCGACTGA